A portion of the Nitratidesulfovibrio termitidis HI1 genome contains these proteins:
- a CDS encoding FAD-dependent oxidoreductase codes for MKLSVSNSRGKDAAERDWFIPEDGRKQLTQLFAKLPNPVVLDVFTDGDEKNAFNGYTRRFAEDLSLIIDKISMHHHALDSEEAKRRDVILSPTMFVGTGEADPKLDYRIRFTGAPLGEEGRALVESIFLVSLRQSGLTETSRRILSELKEPRKPRVFTSPGCPYCPGQFMHAAKCAIERPGLVEAECVNSDEFPDLSKKFGVGSVPHTQYDDAHKAIGLLPEERFVLEMVTLKSADELMREHGMDPGHEGHDHGALGIDPEGLDVVETDMVVLGAGPAGLSAAIYGERSGMKTVVLDKAVVGGQVTVTPVVENYPGFTDIAGLKLVEVLSAHARQYATVRESETVHEVKIGKLIEVYTNRAVYLCKALVFATGAQWRKLDAPGEGRFYGRGVSYCASCDGFIYRGKRVAMIGGGNSALTDALHLKNLGVDVTIIHRRDSFRAEKALQDSLEREGIPVIWDTVVEEILGDTVAPVREGDGEDAGQGGKEGKDGKDVEAGKDAAPGTAPAAEDTGVVRGIRVRNVKTDTVSELPFDGVFVAIGHIPNSEQAAELGVVLEKDGSIRVDRHMRTNIPRIYAAGDVTGGVRQIVTAVGSGATAALAAFEDTQNPYWKKKGE; via the coding sequence ATGAAGCTCAGCGTTTCCAATTCACGCGGCAAGGATGCCGCCGAACGCGACTGGTTCATTCCCGAGGACGGGCGCAAGCAACTGACCCAGCTGTTCGCCAAGCTGCCGAACCCCGTGGTGCTCGACGTGTTCACCGACGGCGACGAAAAGAACGCCTTCAACGGCTACACCCGCCGCTTTGCCGAAGACCTTTCGCTGATCATCGACAAGATTTCCATGCACCATCACGCCCTGGATTCCGAAGAAGCCAAGCGGCGCGACGTGATCCTGTCCCCCACCATGTTCGTGGGCACCGGGGAGGCGGACCCGAAGCTGGATTACCGCATCCGCTTCACCGGCGCTCCGCTGGGCGAGGAAGGACGGGCGCTGGTGGAATCCATCTTTCTGGTTTCGCTGCGCCAGTCCGGGCTGACGGAAACCTCGCGCCGCATCCTGTCCGAACTGAAGGAACCGCGCAAACCCCGGGTGTTCACATCGCCGGGGTGCCCGTACTGCCCCGGCCAGTTCATGCACGCGGCCAAATGCGCCATCGAGCGGCCCGGCCTGGTGGAGGCGGAATGCGTCAATTCCGACGAATTCCCCGACCTGTCCAAGAAGTTCGGCGTCGGTTCCGTGCCGCACACCCAGTATGACGATGCGCACAAGGCCATCGGGCTGTTGCCCGAAGAACGCTTCGTGCTGGAAATGGTGACCCTGAAGAGCGCGGACGAGCTGATGCGCGAGCACGGCATGGACCCCGGTCACGAAGGTCACGACCATGGCGCGCTCGGCATCGACCCCGAGGGGCTGGACGTGGTGGAAACCGACATGGTGGTGCTGGGCGCCGGTCCGGCGGGCCTTTCCGCCGCCATCTACGGCGAGCGCAGCGGCATGAAGACCGTGGTGCTGGACAAGGCCGTGGTGGGCGGCCAGGTGACCGTGACCCCGGTGGTGGAAAACTACCCCGGCTTCACCGACATCGCCGGGCTGAAACTGGTGGAGGTGCTTTCCGCCCACGCCCGACAGTATGCCACCGTGCGCGAAAGCGAGACGGTGCACGAGGTGAAGATCGGCAAGCTCATCGAGGTGTACACCAACCGCGCCGTGTACCTGTGCAAGGCGCTGGTGTTCGCCACCGGGGCGCAGTGGCGCAAGCTGGACGCGCCGGGCGAGGGCCGTTTCTACGGGCGGGGCGTGTCGTACTGCGCCTCGTGCGACGGGTTCATATACCGGGGCAAGCGGGTGGCCATGATCGGCGGGGGCAATTCCGCGCTGACCGACGCGCTGCACCTGAAGAACCTGGGCGTGGACGTGACCATCATCCACCGGCGCGACAGCTTCCGGGCCGAGAAGGCCCTGCAGGATTCGCTGGAGCGCGAAGGCATCCCCGTGATCTGGGATACCGTGGTGGAAGAGATACTGGGCGATACCGTGGCGCCTGTGCGCGAGGGCGACGGCGAAGATGCCGGACAAGGTGGCAAGGAAGGAAAGGACGGCAAGGATGTGGAGGCCGGAAAGGATGCAGCCCCCGGTACCGCCCCGGCGGCGGAGGATACCGGCGTGGTGCGCGGTATCCGCGTGCGCAACGTGAAGACCGACACGGTCAGCGAACTGCCCTTTGACGGGGTGTTCGTGGCCATCGGACACATTCCCAATTCCGAGCAGGCGGCGGAGCTTGGCGTGGTGCTGGAAAAGGACGGCTCCATCAGGGTGGACCGCCACATGCGTACCAACATCCCGCGCATCTACGCCGCGGGCGACGTGACCGGCGGGGTGCGCCAGATCGTTACCGCCGTGGGCAGCGGGGCCACGGCGGCCTTGGCCGCGTTCGAGGATACCCAGAATCCGTACTGGAAGAAGAAGGGGGAATGA